A region from the Desulfobacteraceae bacterium genome encodes:
- a CDS encoding NADH-quinone oxidoreductase subunit N: MNWTLLSPELFFLTAALVFLGISMSGRPDPERDYLTAVVLGAVGLGICLAYVPLRGDLFLGAYRVDLFSQTFKTLLAMGFFLIVCICNDLTGVAERHHPEFYLLLTASTLALMLLVSCVHLLPLYVALELSSYSLYVLVYLRVDLRQGVRAGLTYFLIGAAASAVMIFGLALLYGAAQSAYLADLMTALPGMLHQPMVAIGVLLALAGFFFKLAVFPFHFWAPDVYQGAPHQAAAYIATVSKVAAVAVLIRVAALTGGAGSFLTDALVALAIVSMTVGNLSALVQKDFKRLMAYSSIAQAGYVLIGILSMSPAGYGGAIFYALALLVMKVTCFLVLVAAAGGGRNMEIAGLAGLHRRSPILALALMMAVFSLAGIPPTIGFTGKFLVFKAAIAQGHVSLVLIAMINVVISLYFYLMVVRAAYLTEPQGPQPALLAPPLTRGLAYFLVALTVLAGIYPTPLITWADAAARGLM, encoded by the coding sequence ATGAACTGGACCCTTTTGAGCCCCGAACTCTTCTTCCTGACCGCCGCCCTGGTGTTTCTGGGCATTTCCATGAGCGGGCGCCCCGACCCCGAACGGGACTACCTCACGGCGGTCGTCCTGGGGGCCGTTGGACTAGGAATCTGCTTGGCGTACGTACCCCTGCGGGGGGACCTGTTTTTGGGCGCCTACCGCGTGGACCTCTTCTCCCAGACCTTCAAGACCCTGCTGGCCATGGGCTTTTTCCTGATTGTCTGCATCTGCAACGACCTGACCGGCGTCGCCGAGCGCCACCACCCCGAGTTTTACCTGTTGCTGACAGCCAGCACCCTGGCCCTGATGCTCTTGGTGAGCTGCGTGCATTTGCTGCCGCTTTACGTGGCTCTGGAACTCTCCAGCTACTCGCTTTACGTCCTGGTCTACCTGCGGGTCGACCTGCGCCAGGGGGTCCGCGCCGGCCTGACCTATTTTCTGATCGGCGCGGCAGCCTCGGCGGTGATGATCTTCGGCCTGGCGCTGCTCTACGGCGCCGCCCAGTCCGCCTACCTGGCGGATCTGATGACCGCCCTGCCCGGGATGCTGCACCAGCCGATGGTGGCCATCGGCGTGCTGCTGGCCCTGGCCGGGTTTTTCTTCAAACTGGCCGTTTTCCCCTTTCACTTCTGGGCCCCGGATGTCTACCAGGGCGCCCCCCACCAGGCGGCGGCCTACATCGCAACGGTTTCCAAGGTGGCCGCGGTGGCCGTCCTGATCCGCGTGGCGGCCCTCACCGGCGGTGCCGGCAGCTTCCTGACCGATGCCCTGGTGGCCCTGGCGATCGTCTCTATGACCGTGGGCAACTTGAGCGCCCTCGTCCAGAAGGACTTCAAGCGCCTGATGGCCTATTCCAGCATTGCCCAGGCCGGCTACGTCCTGATCGGCATTCTCAGCATGAGCCCCGCCGGCTACGGCGGCGCGATCTTCTACGCCCTGGCGCTATTGGTGATGAAGGTCACCTGCTTTCTGGTGCTGGTCGCGGCCGCCGGCGGCGGCCGCAACATGGAGATCGCCGGTCTGGCCGGACTGCACCGGCGCTCCCCGATCCTGGCCCTGGCCCTGATGATGGCGGTCTTCAGCCTGGCGGGGATCCCCCCCACCATCGGCTTCACCGGCAAGTTTCTGGTCTTCAAGGCCGCCATCGCCCAGGGGCATGTCAGCCTGGTGCTGATCGCCATGATCAACGTCGTCATCTCCCTCTACTTCTACCTGATGGTGGTGCGGGCGGCCTACCTGACGGAACCCCAGGGCCCCCAGCCGGCACTATTGGCGCCGCCCCTCACCCGCGGCCTGGCCTATTTCCTGGTGGCCCTGACCGTCCTGGCCGGCATTTACCCCACCCCGCTGATCACCTGGGCCGATGCGGCCGCCAGGGGGCTGATGTAG
- a CDS encoding alkaline phosphatase family protein, with the protein MARKCILILLDGAGDRSYRRLGHQTPLQAAATPVLDRLAALGCSGLYHPAALGQALPSENAHFAMFGYASEDFPGRGALEALGAGISLDNQTVAILAHLASLTPEGDRLLLADGKPPFTNAEADQLFGQVTPWEEAEVRVDFTRTEGLRGILTLRGDVSPRVTDTDPVTHGRPVMAPRPWQAAFHDPAAARSARALGAYLGYLYRRLAALPLNRLRAAAGAPPINGMLTQRAGRLKNAPPFREQNGLRGLLIASGIVYQGLAAYIGLDFRPVVDSTDPGADLAARLRLAQQALGRYDFVHVHTKAPDEAAHTKDPLAKKRVLESLDRGLGQAIAPLLADPEVLIIATADHATPSSGPLIHSGESVPLTFCGPGVRRDRVQAFDEINAAGGALGPVRGRELMYLILNHLDRAKLQGLMDSPVDQPYWPGLSVPFRLDPGP; encoded by the coding sequence ATGGCCAGAAAGTGTATTTTAATCCTTTTGGACGGTGCCGGGGATCGCAGCTACCGGCGGCTGGGACACCAGACCCCCCTCCAGGCGGCGGCCACCCCGGTCTTGGACCGCCTGGCGGCCCTTGGCTGCAGCGGTCTCTACCACCCCGCCGCCCTGGGTCAGGCGCTGCCCAGCGAAAACGCCCATTTCGCCATGTTCGGCTACGCCTCCGAGGACTTTCCGGGCCGCGGCGCCCTGGAGGCATTGGGCGCCGGGATTTCCCTGGACAACCAAACCGTGGCGATCCTGGCCCACCTGGCGAGCCTGACACCTGAGGGCGATCGTCTTCTGCTGGCCGACGGCAAACCGCCCTTCACCAATGCCGAAGCCGACCAGCTTTTCGGCCAGGTCACGCCCTGGGAAGAAGCGGAAGTGCGGGTCGACTTCACCCGCACCGAGGGGTTACGCGGCATCCTGACCCTGCGCGGGGACGTCTCTCCCCGGGTGACCGACACCGATCCGGTGACCCACGGCCGCCCCGTCATGGCGCCCCGGCCATGGCAGGCCGCTTTCCACGACCCGGCTGCCGCGCGCAGCGCCCGGGCGCTCGGCGCATACCTGGGGTACCTTTACCGCCGCCTGGCGGCCCTGCCCCTCAACCGCCTGCGCGCCGCCGCAGGCGCCCCGCCCATCAACGGCATGCTGACCCAACGGGCCGGCCGGCTGAAAAACGCGCCCCCGTTTAGAGAACAAAACGGGTTGCGCGGGCTTTTGATCGCCTCCGGCATCGTCTACCAAGGGTTGGCAGCCTACATCGGTCTGGACTTCCGCCCGGTGGTCGATTCCACCGATCCCGGGGCCGACCTGGCAGCGCGCCTGAGATTGGCCCAACAGGCCTTGGGCCGCTACGACTTTGTCCACGTGCATACCAAAGCCCCCGATGAAGCAGCCCACACCAAAGACCCGCTGGCCAAAAAGCGTGTCCTCGAATCCCTGGACCGTGGCCTCGGCCAGGCCATCGCCCCGCTGCTGGCAGACCCGGAGGTCCTAATCATCGCAACCGCCGACCACGCGACCCCCAGCTCAGGCCCCCTGATCCACTCCGGGGAATCGGTGCCGCTGACCTTCTGCGGTCCCGGGGTTCGCCGCGACAGGGTGCAGGCCTTCGACGAGATCAACGCCGCCGGCGGGGCGCTGGGGCCGGTGCGCGGCCGGGAGCTGATGTATCTGATTTTAAACCACCTGGACCGGGCCAAGCTGCAGGGTCTGATGGACTCCCCCGTGGACCAGCCATACTGGCCCGGTCTTTCGGTGCCCTTCAGGCTGGATCCCGGTCCGTGA
- a CDS encoding NADH-quinone oxidoreductase subunit L — protein sequence MTHPLTLNPTVAAALMAVLAPLAAFATILVATRRRPRLSAGLSLGAVGICLLGTLFLLVRHWGAPTPLQFSGRWLVAGEIMVPFGLLIDPLSLLMLTVVASICLLVQVYSLGYMAGDPGFARYYAFMSLFAWAMTSMTLAPSLFQLYVFWELVGLASYLLIGFWFDKWSASEAGKKAFVMTRLGDVAFLLGLLVILTQLGDLDILALNAPETAARLSPELTTLSSLLIFGGVIGKSAQFPLLTWLPDAMEGPTPVSALLHSATMVAAGVFLFARLFPFFSLSPVAMTVCLTVGTLSMLMAATMAMVSRDIKQVFAYSTISQLGLMIMGLAAGGYFAGVFHLVTHAGFKALLFLCAGVLIHRCGSNDLFTIAHAGGRRSKTAMVCMIIGAAALSGLPPLSGFFSKELILAALAARPTAVWLAAGMLGVFLTAYYSFRLIFIILFPSTKAPAPAEAEAAPGAHPSGDHDDPRRKRAMTLPLVALAAITVLLGLAQTPLAAFLGGSPVLTPDPAGHGRALLFWAVGLTLAGLLLAGLEFGLPRSRQVGFVEKIPPLYLLFSQRWFLDRFYRQLLDRVLYRVLSGFCTWNDRRVIDDGIDGLARAAARAGGLLERAHSGMIQYRLMVIFVTMALLAFYFFL from the coding sequence CGGCTCTCCGCCGGCCTGTCGCTGGGGGCCGTCGGCATCTGCCTGCTGGGGACGCTCTTTCTGCTGGTCCGCCATTGGGGTGCGCCGACGCCCCTGCAGTTCAGCGGCCGCTGGCTGGTGGCCGGTGAGATCATGGTGCCGTTCGGCTTGCTGATCGATCCCCTGAGCTTGCTGATGCTCACCGTGGTGGCATCCATCTGTCTGCTGGTCCAGGTCTATTCACTGGGCTACATGGCCGGGGACCCGGGGTTTGCCCGCTATTACGCCTTCATGTCGCTTTTCGCCTGGGCCATGACCAGCATGACCCTGGCACCCTCCCTCTTCCAGCTCTATGTCTTCTGGGAGCTGGTGGGGTTGGCCTCCTATCTCCTGATCGGGTTCTGGTTCGACAAATGGAGCGCCAGTGAGGCGGGCAAAAAAGCCTTCGTGATGACCCGGTTAGGGGACGTCGCCTTTCTGCTGGGGCTGTTGGTGATCCTGACCCAGCTGGGGGATCTGGACATCCTGGCGCTCAACGCGCCCGAGACCGCCGCGCGCCTTTCGCCGGAGCTGACCACCCTCTCCAGCCTGCTGATCTTCGGCGGCGTGATCGGCAAAAGCGCCCAGTTCCCGCTGCTCACCTGGCTGCCGGACGCCATGGAGGGCCCCACCCCGGTCAGCGCACTGCTGCACTCGGCCACCATGGTGGCCGCCGGGGTGTTTCTCTTCGCGCGCCTGTTCCCCTTCTTCAGCCTCTCGCCGGTGGCCATGACGGTCTGTCTGACCGTGGGCACCCTGAGCATGCTGATGGCCGCCACAATGGCCATGGTCAGCCGGGACATCAAGCAGGTCTTTGCCTACTCCACCATCAGCCAGCTGGGTTTGATGATCATGGGCCTGGCCGCCGGCGGCTACTTCGCCGGCGTGTTTCACCTCGTGACCCACGCGGGCTTCAAGGCCCTGCTCTTTCTCTGCGCCGGGGTCCTGATCCACCGCTGCGGCAGCAACGACCTCTTCACCATCGCGCACGCCGGCGGCCGCCGATCAAAGACCGCCATGGTCTGCATGATCATCGGGGCCGCAGCGCTTTCCGGGCTGCCGCCGCTTTCCGGCTTTTTCAGCAAGGAGCTGATCCTGGCCGCGCTCGCCGCGCGCCCCACCGCGGTGTGGCTGGCGGCCGGCATGCTGGGGGTCTTTCTGACGGCCTACTACAGCTTTCGGCTGATCTTTATCATCCTCTTTCCGTCAACAAAAGCCCCCGCCCCGGCCGAGGCCGAGGCGGCGCCAGGAGCGCATCCGTCCGGCGATCACGACGACCCGCGCCGAAAGCGGGCGATGACGCTGCCGCTGGTGGCCCTGGCCGCGATCACGGTGCTGCTGGGCCTTGCGCAAACGCCGCTGGCCGCCTTTCTCGGCGGCTCCCCGGTCCTGACGCCGGACCCTGCGGGGCACGGCCGGGCCCTGCTCTTCTGGGCCGTCGGACTGACGCTGGCCGGCCTCCTGCTGGCCGGGCTGGAATTCGGACTGCCGCGCTCCCGCCAGGTGGGCTTCGTGGAAAAGATCCCGCCGCTTTATCTTCTCTTCAGCCAGCGGTGGTTTCTGGACCGCTTCTACCGTCAGCTGCTGGACCGCGTACTATATCGGGTGCTGTCCGGCTTCTGCACCTGGAACGACCGGCGGGTGATCGACGACGGCATCGACGGCCTGGCGCGGGCTGCGGCCCGGGCCGGCGGCCTGCTGGAACGCGCCCACAGCGGCATGATTCAGTACCGCCTGATGGTGATCTTCGTCACCATGGCCCTGCTGGCCTTTTATTTCTTTCTTTGA
- a CDS encoding phosphate ABC transporter ATP-binding protein, which produces MALPEPILEMRDLTVRFDEKIVLDRINLRLGPGELVMVVGPSGSGKTTLLRAVNRLNEEYPGSATHGLVRVRLGGHWLDCYAENFPLTDLRLRVGMVFQNPNVLPFSIQRNLTLPLCVALGMSKVEAAQRVQRALEDVWLWEEVKDRLRDSALTLSGGQQQRLCLARVLALDPAILLLDEPTASLDFKATRKIEALFQSLKERYAILAVTHSLSQMRRLADRVLILRGGHLVSELSRAEFQNQANCLEIMEEFF; this is translated from the coding sequence ATGGCCCTGCCGGAACCCATCCTGGAAATGCGCGACCTGACGGTCCGCTTCGATGAAAAGATCGTTCTTGACCGGATCAATCTGCGCCTTGGCCCCGGCGAACTGGTCATGGTCGTGGGACCGTCCGGCTCCGGCAAGACGACCCTGCTGCGGGCCGTGAACCGCCTGAACGAAGAATATCCGGGGAGTGCGACGCACGGCCTGGTGCGGGTCCGGCTGGGGGGCCACTGGCTGGACTGCTATGCTGAAAATTTCCCCCTGACCGATCTGCGCCTGCGGGTGGGCATGGTCTTTCAAAACCCCAATGTCCTGCCTTTTTCGATTCAAAGAAATCTGACCCTGCCCTTGTGCGTCGCTTTAGGCATGAGCAAGGTTGAGGCGGCGCAGCGGGTCCAGCGCGCCCTTGAGGATGTCTGGTTGTGGGAGGAGGTCAAGGACCGTTTGCGCGACAGCGCCCTGACCCTTTCCGGCGGCCAGCAGCAACGCCTTTGCCTGGCCCGGGTGCTTGCCCTGGACCCCGCAATTCTGCTGCTGGACGAGCCCACGGCTTCCCTGGATTTCAAGGCCACCCGCAAGATCGAGGCGCTCTTTCAAAGCCTCAAGGAGCGCTACGCCATTCTGGCCGTGACCCACAGTCTGAGCCAGATGCGCCGTCTGGCGGACCGGGTCCTGATTCTGCGCGGGGGGCACCTGGTTTCGGAGCTTTCCCGCGCGGAATTCCAAAACCAGGCAAATTGTCTGGAGATCATGGAGGAGTTTTTCTGA
- a CDS encoding ABC transporter permease subunit — translation MTAAQKHSLADTATTAFCWSAAALTGVAVLAVMGFLIFRGAGTLGLELFFGQTPWRDALTGARPVFDGLWSALAGTLILVVLSCLMAVPVGIAGGVYLSVYASRRYQSMTGFAVDLMAGIPSIVMGLFGFSMIVVLRHALFPHAKTCLLLAAVCIALLILPYLVRTTQNALSGLPEHLRLLGPSLGFSTWQNTRHVLLPSAGRGILSGVILAMGRAAEDTAVILLTGVVAQAFLPRSLWDKFEALPFRIYYLAAEHRSVAELDQAFGAALVLLMLTGALFCLAFLIQRTMEHRWKK, via the coding sequence ATGACCGCCGCACAAAAACACAGTCTTGCGGACACGGCAACGACCGCTTTCTGCTGGAGTGCAGCCGCGCTTACGGGCGTGGCCGTTCTGGCGGTCATGGGCTTTCTGATCTTTCGCGGGGCAGGCACCCTGGGGCTTGAACTGTTCTTTGGGCAGACCCCCTGGAGGGACGCCTTGACCGGGGCCCGGCCGGTCTTCGACGGGCTCTGGTCGGCCCTGGCCGGGACCCTTATTCTGGTGGTCCTTTCCTGTTTGATGGCCGTTCCCGTGGGGATTGCCGGCGGGGTCTATCTATCCGTCTACGCCAGCCGGCGCTATCAAAGCATGACCGGGTTCGCCGTGGACCTGATGGCCGGCATCCCGTCGATTGTCATGGGCCTCTTCGGCTTCAGCATGATCGTGGTCCTGCGGCATGCGCTCTTTCCCCACGCCAAGACCTGCCTGCTGCTGGCGGCGGTATGTATCGCGCTGCTGATCCTGCCCTATTTGGTGCGCACCACCCAAAACGCCCTCTCCGGGCTGCCGGAGCACTTGCGCCTGCTGGGGCCAAGTCTGGGGTTCAGCACGTGGCAGAACACGCGCCACGTCCTGCTGCCCTCCGCCGGCCGGGGGATCCTCAGCGGCGTGATCCTGGCCATGGGACGGGCCGCCGAAGACACGGCCGTGATCCTGCTGACCGGCGTGGTGGCCCAGGCCTTTCTGCCCCGCAGCCTGTGGGACAAATTCGAGGCCCTGCCCTTTCGGATATACTATCTTGCCGCCGAACACCGCTCCGTGGCGGAACTGGACCAGGCCTTCGGCGCGGCCCTGGTCCTTTTGATGCTCACCGGCGCGCTGTTCTGCCTGGCCTTTCTGATTCAAAGAACCATGGAGCACCGCTGGAAAAAATAA
- a CDS encoding ABC transporter permease subunit produces the protein MFFEIWIRRLLCAAAMVSTAAALCILLVLITLVLPLFAHGGLATVLAWQWLPFEGKFGILPMVVGSLWLSLGALAAATPLAVGLACFVQVLAPGRVKSLCLALVHYMTSIPTVIYGFVSIFMLVPLMRQWFERGTGFSLLTAMLALTLLILPTIVLVFHATLREVDRTARATCAALGFSKPAYIRHVLLPLSRRGLLAAVILGFGRAVGDTLISLMLAGNAPMVPGSPADAIRTLTAHIALVVATDSQSTFYHSVFASGLILFLIMVLINLALRRLGRSFAP, from the coding sequence ATGTTTTTCGAAATTTGGATCCGACGCCTGCTGTGCGCCGCCGCGATGGTGTCCACCGCGGCGGCTTTGTGTATTTTGCTGGTCCTGATCACCCTGGTCCTGCCGCTTTTCGCCCACGGCGGCCTGGCTACGGTGCTCGCCTGGCAGTGGCTGCCGTTTGAGGGGAAGTTCGGCATCCTGCCCATGGTGGTCGGCTCGCTTTGGCTCTCCCTGGGCGCGCTGGCCGCAGCCACACCCCTGGCTGTCGGCCTCGCGTGCTTCGTTCAGGTCCTGGCCCCGGGCCGGGTCAAAAGCCTCTGTCTGGCCCTGGTGCACTACATGACCAGCATTCCCACGGTAATCTACGGGTTCGTCTCGATTTTTATGCTGGTTCCCCTGATGCGGCAGTGGTTTGAACGCGGCACGGGCTTTTCCCTGCTGACGGCCATGCTGGCGCTCACCCTGCTCATTCTGCCGACCATCGTGCTGGTCTTTCACGCCACGCTGCGCGAGGTGGACCGCACGGCCCGGGCCACCTGCGCCGCCCTGGGGTTTTCCAAACCCGCCTACATCCGGCATGTGCTGCTGCCGCTTTCCCGGCGCGGCCTGCTGGCCGCCGTAATCCTGGGGTTCGGGCGGGCCGTGGGGGACACGCTGATATCGTTGATGCTCGCCGGCAACGCCCCCATGGTCCCGGGCTCCCCTGCGGACGCCATCCGCACCCTGACCGCGCACATCGCCCTGGTCGTGGCCACGGACAGCCAGAGCACGTTTTACCACTCGGTCTTCGCCTCCGGTCTGATCCTGTTCCTGATCATGGTTCTCATCAACCTGGCCCTGCGCAGGCTGGGCAGGTCCTTTGCCCCATGA
- a CDS encoding NADH-quinone oxidoreductase subunit M yields MAPMAYARFPFLSLLLLCCIGGLLAILCTPAAQTRRIKWISAVFSGLCLVLSAGLFIAYDQSAGGLQFVEKFPWVPSLGITWFNAADGFNLPMLLLTGIVFFTAVLTMWELETRVKEFFALTFLLVTGVFGLFMSLDLFFIFVWYDVSLFPMYLLIAVWGSTRKEYGAMKLTLYLLAGSALILPAILYLVVQAGLSTFDLTALMQPGTFTPYQEKFAFLLLYLGFGILAGVWPFHTWSPVGHVAAPTGVSMIHAGVLMKIGAFGVLRVGIFLCPAGWQHWAPLMALLATIGIVYGALVGLRQTDLKYVIGYSSVSHMGIVGLGLATVTVDGLNGAVFQMFAHGVMTALFFSAVGYIYDRTHTKAVAELGGLSRTMPVAAAFFIVAALTGIGVPCLASFWAELMVFIAAFRVYPLYGSLAVGALVVSALFILRVVQRTCYGPPNQRLTHLPDIPPLLGVPRVILVSVIVFFGLLPAFMVNMIQTATVAFFNGLP; encoded by the coding sequence ATGGCGCCCATGGCATACGCCCGCTTCCCTTTCCTGAGCCTGCTGCTGCTGTGCTGCATCGGGGGGCTGCTGGCAATCCTCTGCACCCCCGCCGCCCAAACCCGGCGGATCAAGTGGATCAGCGCCGTCTTCTCGGGGCTCTGCCTGGTGCTATCGGCCGGCCTGTTCATCGCCTACGACCAGTCCGCCGGCGGGCTGCAGTTCGTCGAGAAATTCCCCTGGGTGCCCTCCCTTGGAATCACCTGGTTCAACGCCGCCGACGGCTTCAACCTGCCCATGCTGCTTTTGACCGGCATCGTCTTTTTCACCGCGGTTCTCACCATGTGGGAGCTGGAGACGCGCGTCAAGGAGTTCTTCGCCCTGACCTTCCTGCTGGTGACCGGCGTTTTCGGCCTCTTCATGAGCCTGGATCTCTTTTTCATCTTCGTCTGGTACGACGTGTCGCTCTTTCCCATGTACCTTTTGATCGCCGTCTGGGGCAGCACCCGCAAAGAATACGGGGCCATGAAGCTGACCCTCTACCTCCTGGCCGGCAGCGCCCTGATCCTGCCGGCGATCCTCTACCTGGTGGTCCAGGCCGGCCTTTCCACCTTTGACCTCACGGCGCTCATGCAGCCCGGGACCTTCACCCCCTACCAGGAGAAATTCGCCTTCCTGCTGCTCTACCTGGGGTTCGGCATCCTGGCCGGGGTCTGGCCGTTTCACACCTGGTCGCCGGTGGGCCACGTGGCGGCCCCCACCGGGGTCAGCATGATCCACGCCGGGGTGCTGATGAAAATCGGGGCCTTCGGCGTCCTGCGGGTGGGCATCTTCCTCTGCCCCGCCGGCTGGCAGCACTGGGCGCCGCTGATGGCTCTCCTGGCAACCATCGGCATCGTCTACGGCGCCCTGGTGGGCCTGCGCCAGACCGACCTCAAATACGTCATCGGCTACTCCAGCGTCTCCCACATGGGCATCGTCGGCCTGGGGCTGGCCACCGTGACGGTGGACGGGCTGAACGGGGCGGTCTTTCAGATGTTTGCCCACGGCGTCATGACGGCCCTTTTCTTCTCGGCGGTGGGCTACATTTACGACCGCACCCACACCAAGGCCGTGGCCGAACTGGGGGGCCTCAGCCGAACCATGCCGGTGGCGGCCGCGTTTTTCATCGTGGCCGCCCTGACCGGCATCGGGGTTCCCTGCCTGGCCAGCTTCTGGGCGGAGCTGATGGTCTTTATCGCCGCCTTCCGGGTCTATCCCCTCTACGGCAGCCTGGCGGTGGGCGCGCTGGTGGTCAGCGCGCTCTTCATCCTGCGGGTGGTCCAGCGGACCTGCTACGGCCCGCCCAACCAGCGCCTGACGCACCTGCCGGACATCCCGCCGCTGCTGGGCGTACCACGGGTCATCCTGGTGTCGGTGATCGTGTTTTTCGGCCTTTTACCGGCGTTCATGGTCAACATGATCCAAACCGCGACGGTCGCGTTTTTCAACGGATTGCCCTGA
- a CDS encoding phosphate ABC transporter substrate-binding protein — translation MSPKGFSLSVIALALLVCAAPVLAGDLDRFTNLEGTLDIAGGTAHIPVMNEAAKRIMTFNPKVRITVAGGGSGIGVQKVGEGLVDIGNTGRALSEEEVAKFGLQSFDFAIDGVAPIVHPENPVTGLTAQQIRDIFAGRITRWSEVGGPDEAIHVYGREEASGTHEVFWGKMLKKEPIVASANIIQSNGAMKVAVSQDANAIGYMSIGHIDDTVKPLAVDGVTPSQETAVDKSYPVVRHLFMNTKGDPKPLARAFIDYILSEEGAGITSAAGYIPVR, via the coding sequence ATGAGCCCAAAAGGATTCTCTTTGTCGGTGATCGCCCTGGCGTTGCTGGTGTGCGCGGCACCTGTCTTGGCCGGAGATTTGGACCGCTTCACCAATCTCGAGGGAACCCTGGACATTGCCGGCGGCACGGCCCACATCCCGGTGATGAACGAGGCGGCCAAGCGGATCATGACCTTCAATCCGAAGGTCCGGATCACCGTGGCCGGCGGCGGGTCAGGTATCGGCGTGCAGAAGGTCGGCGAGGGGTTGGTGGATATCGGCAACACCGGGCGCGCCCTGTCCGAGGAGGAAGTGGCCAAGTTCGGCCTGCAGTCCTTTGATTTCGCGATCGACGGCGTGGCGCCCATCGTGCACCCGGAAAACCCCGTGACCGGCCTCACGGCCCAGCAGATCCGGGATATTTTTGCCGGGCGGATCACCCGCTGGAGCGAGGTGGGCGGCCCGGACGAGGCCATCCATGTCTACGGTCGCGAGGAGGCCAGCGGCACCCACGAGGTTTTTTGGGGCAAGATGCTGAAAAAGGAGCCGATCGTGGCCAGCGCGAACATCATTCAGTCCAACGGCGCCATGAAGGTGGCGGTTTCCCAGGATGCCAATGCCATCGGCTACATGAGCATCGGCCATATCGACGACACGGTGAAGCCCCTGGCGGTCGACGGGGTCACGCCCTCCCAGGAGACGGCGGTCGACAAAAGCTATCCCGTGGTTCGGCATTTGTTCATGAACACCAAGGGCGACCCCAAACCATTGGCGCGGGCGTTCATCGACTATATCCTGAGCGAGGAAGGCGCCGGCATCACCAGCGCCGCCGGCTACATTCCGGTGCGGTAG
- a CDS encoding nicotinate-nucleotide adenylyltransferase encodes MKNQRRPWEVGVIHGRFQVLHNDHLRYLLAGKALCRHLVVGITNPDPWATRPESADPARSDPLANPLTYYERYRMLQAVLQARGIPAESLSVVPLPINLPERYLFYVPLNAVFFLSIYDDWGRRKRDYFQSLGLKIHVLREVSPEEKGISAKTIRKAMVQGRPWTHLVPPETAALMKKWRIAARLKKCREEG; translated from the coding sequence ATGAAAAACCAGCGCCGCCCCTGGGAGGTGGGCGTCATCCACGGCCGCTTCCAGGTGCTTCACAACGATCATCTGAGATATCTTCTGGCCGGTAAAGCCCTCTGCCGCCACCTGGTGGTGGGCATCACCAACCCCGACCCCTGGGCGACCCGCCCGGAGTCGGCGGACCCGGCGCGCAGCGACCCGCTGGCCAACCCCCTGACCTACTACGAGCGCTACCGCATGCTGCAGGCGGTCCTGCAGGCCCGCGGGATCCCGGCCGAATCGCTTTCGGTGGTCCCCCTGCCCATCAATCTGCCCGAGCGCTACCTTTTCTACGTTCCCCTGAACGCCGTCTTTTTCCTCAGCATCTATGACGATTGGGGGCGGCGCAAACGGGATTACTTCCAGTCGCTGGGCTTGAAGATCCATGTGCTGCGGGAGGTCTCACCCGAAGAAAAAGGCATCAGCGCCAAGACCATCCGCAAGGCGATGGTCCAGGGCCGCCCCTGGACCCACCTGGTGCCGCCGGAAACCGCGGCCCTGATGAAAAAGTGGCGGATTGCCGCCCGGCTCAAAAAATGCCGTGAGGAGGGGTGA
- a CDS encoding PHP domain-containing protein: MLIDMHVHTTVSPCSRLTLEDLLTHSRRRGLDGVCITDHGSMAAAHTLREGRQPDGLYVFFGLEYATPEGDFLIIGPFDELAPHLSARRLLDRVAAAGGVAIAAHPFRGGRPVREDLIREGRCRIVESLNGRNKAVENRAVDGWRRRYDFTECAGSDAHCLAELGRVRTRFQERVETRGQLVRALQRGVCAPETPDAILAPAAAGDPPARINILQAGKSAPQPMSLSEK; encoded by the coding sequence ATGTTAATCGATATGCACGTGCACACGACGGTCTCCCCCTGTAGCCGGCTGACCCTGGAGGACCTTCTGACCCACTCCCGGCGGCGGGGGCTGGATGGTGTCTGCATCACCGATCACGGGAGTATGGCGGCGGCGCACACCCTGCGGGAAGGCCGCCAGCCCGACGGGCTGTATGTTTTTTTCGGTCTCGAATATGCCACCCCGGAAGGCGATTTTCTGATCATCGGGCCATTTGACGAACTTGCGCCGCATCTCAGTGCGCGCCGGCTGTTGGATCGGGTGGCGGCCGCCGGTGGAGTGGCCATTGCCGCGCATCCCTTTCGCGGCGGCCGTCCCGTCAGAGAGGATCTGATACGCGAGGGGCGCTGCCGGATCGTGGAGAGTCTCAACGGCCGCAACAAGGCGGTCGAAAATCGGGCGGTCGACGGCTGGCGGCGGCGTTATGATTTCACGGAATGCGCCGGCAGCGACGCCCATTGCCTGGCCGAACTCGGCCGGGTGCGCACCCGCTTCCAGGAGCGCGTCGAAACCCGGGGGCAGCTCGTGCGGGCACTTCAAAGGGGGGTGTGTGCGCCGGAAACGCCCGATGCCATCCTGGCCCCAGCAGCTGCCGGAGACCCTCCGGCCCGGATAAACATCCTCCAGGCGGGGAAATCCGCCCCGCAGCCCATGTCCCTGAGTGAAAAATGA